One Leptolyngbya subtilissima AS-A7 genomic window carries:
- a CDS encoding proprotein convertase P-domain-containing protein yields MKQVFSNETAVEISRFSPTAVTSSIDVANISGSLQRISVTINLVHTYTSDLRISLSAPSGASVLLVGNAGGNGDNFFDTTFDDGAGIVISEGVAPFQGTFRPQQPLAPLLDSDPNGTWTLQIQDEAFMDGGVLNRWSLDLVVEPDQPNALPASQFSIQLRFLGGLTATQRSVFEVAAARWSEIIIGDLPSAVVNGETIDDILIEARGLSIDGPNGVLGQAGPTRLRSGSMLPITGVMEFDMGDLARLEMEGGLLDVIIHEMGHVFGIGTIWQIKNLLVGAGSANPTYVGQNGMREFAALVGAQGMTPVPVANTGGQGTRDGHWREAVFGNELMTGFLNLGQNPLSRLTVGCLEDLGYAVNYTAADPYELPSALALAVMGVNTVGNYGRRQCRMCDAGILGTHMLSQVDAH; encoded by the coding sequence ATGAAGCAAGTATTCTCTAACGAGACGGCGGTAGAAATTTCGCGATTTTCACCTACCGCCGTCACATCTTCGATTGACGTAGCCAATATTTCAGGTTCGCTTCAACGTATCAGTGTCACTATCAATCTAGTACATACCTATACCAGCGATCTGAGAATTTCTCTCAGCGCCCCCAGCGGAGCATCGGTGCTGCTAGTCGGCAATGCTGGCGGCAACGGCGACAACTTTTTTGATACCACCTTTGACGATGGGGCGGGAATTGTGATCAGCGAGGGCGTAGCGCCTTTTCAAGGAACATTTCGGCCCCAGCAGCCCCTAGCCCCGCTGCTTGATAGCGATCCTAACGGCACCTGGACGCTGCAAATTCAAGACGAAGCCTTTATGGACGGGGGAGTTCTCAATCGCTGGTCGCTCGATTTGGTGGTTGAACCCGATCAGCCAAATGCGCTGCCAGCCTCTCAGTTTTCCATTCAACTGCGCTTTTTGGGGGGGCTGACCGCTACCCAGCGGTCCGTCTTTGAAGTCGCGGCAGCCCGTTGGTCAGAGATTATCATTGGCGATTTGCCCAGTGCTGTGGTCAATGGCGAAACCATCGACGATATCTTGATTGAGGCACGGGGTCTGTCGATCGATGGCCCCAACGGAGTGCTAGGGCAGGCTGGTCCGACTCGCTTGCGCAGCGGCTCGATGCTGCCCATCACCGGAGTCATGGAGTTTGACATGGGCGACTTGGCCCGCCTGGAGATGGAAGGCGGCCTGCTGGATGTGATTATTCACGAGATGGGCCATGTGTTTGGGATTGGCACCATTTGGCAAATTAAGAACCTGCTGGTGGGGGCGGGGTCGGCCAACCCGACCTACGTGGGCCAAAACGGAATGCGGGAATTTGCGGCGCTGGTCGGAGCCCAGGGCATGACGCCAGTGCCAGTGGCTAATACGGGGGGGCAAGGCACCCGAGATGGCCACTGGCGAGAAGCTGTATTTGGCAATGAGCTAATGACGGGCTTCTTAAATCTGGGGCAAAACCCTTTGAGCCGTTTGACGGTGGGTTGTCTAGAAGATTTGGGCTACGCGGTGAATTATACGGCCGCAGACCCCTACGAGCTGCCGTCGGCCCTGGCCCTGGCGGTGATGGGGGTGAATACAGTGGGTAACTACGGTCGTCGGCAGTGCCGCATGTGCGATGCCGGCATTTTGGGCACTCATATGCTGTCGCAGGTAGACGCTCATTAA
- a CDS encoding ParM/StbA family protein — MSQAASIPMNQTSPVRTTGDAAAPKENIVSSKSILSVDLGRTSTKTSVSRDPNGVVFIPANVKHLSIEQVQGGAFEARATDPLSDIWMVYQGSGYAMGQLAEDFGANLGVGQSKVNDALVKVLACVGYFQMRDEISVVLGLPYHSQDQFEREKEQLMSLLLGPHVMSYRGEPITITINKVWVMPEGYGSILWNEVQEKKDINVDFTKLPVAIVDIGHQTTDCIMVDNFRFARGVSRSEAFAMSQFYEQVAAQIEGADSQSLALIAAVNQPQGQRFYRPRGANRPTNLDDILPNLKENFSREMCNRLLAWLPERVTDVILTGGGGEFFWEDIQRLLKEAKINAHLATPSRQANALGQYIYGEAQMASARAARTAA; from the coding sequence ATGTCACAAGCTGCTTCTATACCGATGAACCAGACTTCGCCAGTGAGAACTACAGGCGATGCCGCAGCACCTAAGGAAAACATTGTGTCGTCCAAATCTATTCTCAGTGTCGATTTAGGGCGAACCTCTACAAAAACCTCTGTCAGTCGCGATCCTAATGGTGTTGTCTTCATTCCAGCGAATGTCAAACATCTGTCGATAGAACAAGTGCAGGGGGGCGCATTCGAGGCCCGTGCAACGGATCCTCTATCTGACATTTGGATGGTTTACCAGGGCAGCGGCTATGCCATGGGACAATTGGCAGAAGATTTTGGCGCCAATCTAGGGGTCGGCCAATCTAAAGTCAACGATGCTTTAGTCAAGGTCTTAGCCTGCGTCGGCTACTTTCAAATGCGGGATGAAATTTCGGTAGTTTTGGGGCTGCCCTATCATTCTCAAGATCAGTTTGAGCGCGAGAAAGAGCAGCTGATGAGCTTGCTGCTGGGGCCGCATGTGATGAGCTATCGGGGTGAACCGATCACCATCACCATCAACAAGGTTTGGGTCATGCCCGAAGGGTACGGCAGCATTCTATGGAATGAGGTGCAAGAGAAGAAAGACATTAACGTTGACTTTACTAAGCTGCCGGTTGCGATCGTGGATATTGGGCATCAGACCACAGACTGCATCATGGTCGACAACTTCAGATTTGCTCGTGGCGTTTCGAGAAGTGAAGCGTTTGCCATGAGCCAGTTTTACGAGCAGGTGGCAGCCCAAATTGAGGGAGCCGATAGTCAGTCTTTAGCGTTAATCGCGGCTGTAAATCAGCCTCAAGGGCAACGATTTTATCGCCCTCGGGGAGCTAATCGGCCCACTAACTTAGATGATATCTTGCCTAACCTCAAAGAGAATTTCTCTCGGGAGATGTGTAACCGATTGTTGGCTTGGCTGCCGGAGCGCGTTACAGACGTTATTCTCACGGGTGGTGGCGGCGAGTTCTTTTGGGAAGATATTCAGCGCTTGCTGAAAGAGGCCAAGATCAACGCTCACCTCGCTACGCCGAGCCGACAAGCTAACGCCCTAGGGCAGTATATTTATGGGGAAGCCCAGATGGCGTCGGCCCGTGCGGCCCGTACGGCAGCTTAG
- a CDS encoding plasmid segregation centromere-binding protein ParR produces the protein MTSGWHYGFRIRVMVLKWLRQTKKLVLFRQSELDQHLLAAIKAELDRQPGLSFSGLCKEALHQLLLSNHSYPSQTSTDKRIESLEAQLLSVEQRFFAQEKNRLERLEAQIQQLALQMAQLGGTVSPVPVSPLAASTAVPYAEDVEDLPEDPVLARLSGLIDDF, from the coding sequence TTGACCAGTGGGTGGCACTATGGTTTCAGGATAAGAGTAATGGTATTGAAGTGGTTACGCCAGACAAAAAAGTTGGTTCTTTTTCGCCAAAGTGAGCTTGATCAACATCTATTAGCGGCTATAAAAGCTGAGCTAGATAGACAGCCAGGCTTGAGTTTTAGCGGCCTTTGTAAAGAAGCTCTCCACCAGCTTTTGCTGAGTAATCACTCTTACCCTAGTCAAACATCAACGGACAAACGAATTGAGAGCCTTGAGGCTCAGCTGCTCAGTGTAGAGCAGCGTTTTTTTGCTCAGGAGAAAAACCGGTTAGAGCGGTTAGAGGCTCAGATACAGCAGTTGGCTCTCCAGATGGCTCAACTGGGGGGCACTGTTTCTCCTGTCCCGGTTTCTCCCCTAGCCGCTTCGACAGCAGTGCCCTATGCAGAAGATGTCGAAGACCTGCCTGAAGACCCTGTGCTGGCTCGCCTGAGCGGTTTGATTGATGATTTTTAG